A genome region from Sphingobium sp. WTD-1 includes the following:
- a CDS encoding LysR family transcriptional regulator: protein MEQYGPNPPAPGAIPPHSLPVEPVRWTPERQRLFLTSLLATGNVTQAARAAGMSPASAHRLRKRLVGTPFDRTWARALALHAQSLADPFTDPAARAVTTQSRR from the coding sequence ATGGAACAGTACGGCCCCAATCCGCCCGCGCCCGGCGCGATCCCGCCCCACAGCCTTCCTGTCGAGCCTGTCCGCTGGACGCCGGAACGGCAGAGGCTCTTTCTCACCAGTCTGCTGGCGACCGGCAATGTGACACAGGCCGCACGGGCGGCCGGCATGTCGCCCGCCAGCGCGCATCGCCTCCGCAAGCGACTGGTCGGCACGCCGTTCGATCGGACCTGGGCGCGCGCGCTTGCCCTCCATGCCCAGAGTCTGGCCGATCCCTTCACCGATCCGGCGGCGCGGGCCGTGACCACCCAGTCGCGTCGCTGA
- a CDS encoding aromatic ring-hydroxylating dioxygenase subunit alpha: MSDDSLAWLGTAPIPAAPYHDPAWFDLEREAVFRRSWLQLGHVCELPDSGSFIRREIEALNVSLLIVRGRDGEIRAFHNVCTHRGTQLVEEESGRCGTFSCPYHRWSFGTDGALLAAPDFDRFFVDKADCALPRVALDICGGLIFVHLGTPDKGLRDDLGPYATMLDGFPAAQATTFSEYVYEIDANWKLTYDNFQENYHLRFIHPRSGAPAVGEDNPFGYPVKMGFHGPHRTQTIWTNPDPAPKPVQAQSFGRAARFAMADGTAGPHSRDYLALFPNFFILGSPAQPFSHTVWPIDARRSRGVIRLYWKGKDDCASRRYAREYAMASARDIHAEDRDVIEAGQRGLNSGALKHIHFQAQEALCRHLFNAVDERVQAYRAERASATPPPVSRAEAMA, translated from the coding sequence ATGAGCGACGACAGTCTGGCCTGGCTCGGCACCGCGCCGATCCCCGCCGCCCCCTATCATGATCCGGCCTGGTTCGACCTGGAACGGGAAGCGGTGTTCCGCCGCTCCTGGCTTCAACTCGGCCATGTCTGCGAACTGCCCGACAGCGGCAGCTTCATCCGCCGCGAGATCGAGGCACTCAATGTGTCGCTGCTGATCGTGCGCGGCCGCGATGGCGAGATTCGCGCCTTCCACAATGTCTGCACCCATCGCGGTACCCAGTTGGTCGAGGAGGAAAGCGGCAGGTGCGGCACCTTCTCCTGCCCCTATCATCGCTGGTCGTTCGGCACCGATGGGGCGCTGCTCGCCGCCCCCGATTTCGATCGTTTCTTCGTCGACAAGGCCGACTGCGCCCTGCCCCGCGTCGCGCTCGACATCTGCGGCGGGCTGATCTTCGTCCATCTCGGCACGCCGGACAAAGGCCTGCGCGACGATCTTGGCCCCTATGCGACCATGCTCGACGGCTTCCCCGCGGCGCAGGCCACCACCTTCTCCGAATATGTCTATGAGATCGACGCCAACTGGAAGCTGACCTACGACAATTTCCAGGAAAATTACCATCTCCGCTTCATCCATCCCCGCTCCGGGGCACCGGCGGTGGGCGAGGATAATCCGTTCGGCTATCCGGTGAAGATGGGCTTTCATGGCCCCCACCGCACCCAGACGATCTGGACCAATCCCGATCCCGCGCCCAAGCCGGTGCAGGCGCAATCCTTCGGCCGCGCCGCCCGCTTCGCCATGGCCGACGGCACCGCCGGCCCGCACAGCCGGGACTATCTCGCGCTCTTTCCCAATTTCTTCATCCTCGGATCGCCGGCCCAGCCCTTCTCCCACACCGTCTGGCCGATCGACGCCCGCCGCTCGCGCGGGGTCATCCGCCTCTACTGGAAGGGGAAGGATGACTGCGCCAGCCGCCGCTATGCCCGCGAATATGCGATGGCCAGCGCCCGCGATATCCATGCCGAGGATCGCGACGTGATCGAGGCGGGGCAGCGCGGCCTCAACAGCGGCGCGCTCAAACATATCCATTTCCAGGCGCAGGAGGCGCTTTGCCGCCACCTCTTCAACGCCGTCGACGAACGGGTGCAGGCCTATAGAGCAGAACGGGCCAGCGCTACGCCCCCGCCCGTCTCGCGGGCGGAGGCAATGGCATGA
- a CDS encoding TetR/AcrR family transcriptional regulator codes for MTDETAQQRRYKSFEDTHQMLIELAVGLIADRGIDALSLSALARAAGVNRTTIYYHFTDRDALVAAVKLWSSQQIVAAFRPELPRQARIDYVTRFVLDNPAIMSLWIEDFIAPGDIRASYPHWDALVSGIGTSLAVAFPDEPIDAEVYCVMLLTSALIGPRVFRHRVAPDLDTEATIARFRQEQQRVLRRDGIADD; via the coding sequence GTGACCGACGAAACCGCACAGCAGCGCCGCTACAAATCCTTCGAGGATACCCACCAGATGCTGATCGAGCTGGCGGTCGGGCTGATCGCCGATCGCGGCATCGATGCGCTGTCCCTGTCCGCCCTCGCCCGCGCCGCCGGGGTCAACCGCACCACCATCTATTATCATTTCACCGATCGTGACGCCCTGGTCGCGGCGGTGAAACTCTGGTCCTCGCAGCAGATCGTCGCCGCCTTCCGCCCGGAACTGCCGCGCCAGGCGCGGATCGATTATGTCACCCGCTTCGTGCTCGACAATCCCGCCATCATGTCCCTGTGGATCGAGGATTTCATCGCGCCCGGCGACATCCGCGCCAGCTATCCGCATTGGGACGCCCTGGTATCGGGCATCGGCACCAGCCTTGCCGTCGCCTTCCCCGACGAACCGATCGACGCTGAAGTCTATTGCGTGATGCTGCTCACCAGCGCGCTGATCGGCCCGCGCGTCTTTCGCCATCGCGTCGCCCCCGATCTCGACACCGAAGCCACCATCGCCCGCTTCCGCCAGGAACAGCAGCGGGTGTTGCGCCGGGACGGTATCGCCGACGACTGA
- the def gene encoding peptide deformylase has translation MAILPILEAPDPRLRTISTPVEAIDDDLQRLIDDMFETMYDAPGIGLAAIQVGVPKRILVMDLQEPESDEEGAPPVKKPMVFINPEILKESDEQSVYNEGCLSVPDQFAEVERPAVIRASWMDRDGRIHEEQLEGLLATCLQHEMDHLEGVLFIDHLSRLKRDMLLKKLNKARRAA, from the coding sequence ATGGCCATTCTTCCGATCCTTGAGGCGCCCGATCCGCGCCTGCGTACCATCTCGACTCCCGTAGAGGCGATCGACGACGATCTGCAGCGTCTGATCGACGACATGTTCGAAACCATGTATGACGCGCCGGGCATCGGCCTGGCCGCGATCCAGGTGGGCGTGCCCAAGCGCATCCTGGTGATGGATTTGCAGGAACCGGAATCGGATGAGGAAGGCGCGCCGCCGGTCAAGAAGCCGATGGTGTTCATCAATCCGGAAATCCTGAAGGAATCGGACGAGCAGTCGGTCTATAACGAAGGCTGCCTGTCGGTGCCCGACCAGTTTGCCGAGGTGGAGCGCCCGGCGGTGATCCGCGCCAGCTGGATGGACCGCGACGGCCGCATCCATGAAGAACAGCTGGAAGGGCTGCTCGCCACCTGTCTGCAGCATGAGATGGACCATCTCGAAGGCGTGCTGTTCATCGACCATCTGTCGCGCCTGAAGCGCGACATGCTGCTCAAGAAGCTGAACAAGGCCCGCCGCGCGGCCTGA
- a CDS encoding DUF4214 domain-containing protein: MEADGDIFVRWAYITMLGRPADAEGLAFYLRRMTEGKSKVSVLKQLSRSAEGRRHGVRLAGLDGAIRRAMLARAPIIGLVFQRMQRNGMNQASQAR, translated from the coding sequence ATGGAAGCTGACGGCGACATTTTCGTGCGCTGGGCCTACATAACGATGCTTGGCCGGCCGGCCGATGCGGAAGGGCTGGCCTTCTATCTCCGCAGGATGACCGAAGGGAAAAGCAAGGTCAGCGTCCTGAAGCAATTGAGCCGCTCGGCAGAAGGTCGGAGGCATGGTGTGCGTCTGGCCGGTCTCGATGGCGCAATTCGACGCGCTATGCTGGCGCGCGCGCCGATTATCGGCCTGGTTTTTCAGCGTATGCAACGCAATGGCATGAACCAGGCTTCTCAGGCGAGATAG
- the phoB gene encoding phosphate regulon transcriptional regulator PhoB codes for MARAKMLLVEDDAALAELLIWHFKREDFEVAHTVDGEEALLMAQENTPDIVLLDWMVESLSGIEVCRRLRRMNGTANVPIIMLTARGEEEDRVRGLETGADDYVTKPFSPRELVARVGAVLRRVRPALAGETLTFADVEMDTVGHKVRRGGQVIPLGPTEFRLLKHFLEHPGWVFSRERLLDSVWGQDSDIELRTVDVHIRRLRKAINVDGRHDIIRTVRSAGYALDTDGLN; via the coding sequence ATGGCGCGGGCGAAGATGCTGTTGGTGGAGGATGACGCGGCGCTCGCCGAACTGCTCATCTGGCATTTCAAGCGTGAGGATTTCGAGGTCGCCCATACCGTTGACGGCGAAGAAGCGCTGCTGATGGCGCAGGAAAACACGCCCGACATCGTGCTGCTCGACTGGATGGTCGAAAGCCTGTCGGGGATCGAGGTCTGCCGTCGCCTGCGCCGCATGAACGGCACCGCCAATGTGCCGATCATCATGCTGACCGCGCGCGGCGAGGAAGAGGATCGCGTCCGCGGCCTGGAAACCGGCGCCGACGACTATGTCACCAAGCCCTTCTCGCCCCGCGAGCTGGTCGCCCGCGTCGGCGCAGTGCTGCGCCGCGTTCGCCCGGCCCTGGCCGGCGAGACGTTGACCTTCGCCGATGTCGAGATGGACACGGTCGGCCACAAGGTTCGCCGTGGCGGCCAGGTCATCCCGCTCGGCCCCACCGAATTCCGCCTCCTGAAGCATTTCCTGGAGCATCCCGGCTGGGTCTTCTCGCGCGAACGTCTGCTCGACAGCGTCTGGGGCCAGGACAGCGACATCGAACTGCGCACCGTCGACGTCCATATCCGTCGCCTGCGCAAGGCGATCAATGTCGACGGTCGCCACGATATCATCCGCACCGTCCGCTCGGCCGGCTATGCGCTGGACACCGACGGCTTGAACTGA
- the phoU gene encoding phosphate signaling complex protein PhoU: MAEHTIKAFDEEIDRLRGLIAEMGGRAEAAIENAMLALQRQDQRLAAEVVADDKRIDALEAEVEKLVVQIIALRAPMANDLRDVIAALKIVSVVERIGDYAKNIAKRVPLIAANQHKLEPVSLLPSMGQVAAEMVHDVLNAFAARDAELALAVVERDQVVDDFYDSVFRTLVTYMVENPKTISECAHLLFIAKNIERIGDHATNVAEMVYYAATGQTLPERERGGTQQQEN, encoded by the coding sequence ATGGCTGAACATACGATCAAGGCATTTGACGAGGAAATCGACCGGCTGCGTGGCCTGATCGCCGAAATGGGCGGTCGCGCCGAAGCGGCGATCGAGAATGCGATGCTGGCGCTCCAGCGTCAGGACCAGCGTCTCGCCGCCGAAGTCGTCGCCGACGACAAGCGCATCGACGCGCTGGAAGCGGAAGTCGAAAAGCTGGTGGTGCAGATCATCGCCCTGCGCGCGCCGATGGCCAACGATCTGCGCGACGTGATCGCCGCACTGAAGATCGTCAGCGTGGTCGAACGGATCGGCGACTATGCCAAGAATATCGCCAAGCGCGTGCCGCTGATCGCCGCCAATCAGCATAAGCTGGAACCGGTGTCGCTGCTGCCCTCGATGGGCCAGGTCGCGGCCGAGATGGTGCATGACGTGCTCAACGCCTTCGCCGCGCGCGACGCCGAACTGGCGCTGGCGGTGGTGGAGCGCGACCAGGTGGTCGACGATTTCTACGACAGCGTATTCCGCACGCTGGTGACCTATATGGTCGAAAATCCCAAGACGATCAGCGAGTGCGCGCACCTGCTGTTCATCGCCAAGAATATCGAACGCATCGGCGACCATGCGACCAATGTCGCGGAGATGGTCTATTATGCCGCAACGGGCCAGACCCTGCCCGAACGCGAACGCGGCGGCACCCAGCAGCAGGAGAATTGA
- the pstB gene encoding phosphate ABC transporter ATP-binding protein PstB, which produces MTEEQQSLAVANPKMTARDVKVFYGEKQAIKGVSIDVDMDHVTAFIGPSGCGKSTFLRTLNRMNDTVASARVEGTITLDGEDIYAPSMDVVQLRARVGMVFQKPNPFPKSIYENIAYGPRIHGLAAGKADMDVIVEKSLRRAGLWDEVKDRLNDSGTALSGGQQQRLCIGRAIAVEPEVILMDEPCSALDPIATAKIEELIHELRGRYGIVIVTHNMQQAARVSQRTAFFHLGELVEYGVTSDIFTNPRQERTKDYITGRYG; this is translated from the coding sequence ATGACCGAAGAACAGCAAAGCCTGGCCGTGGCCAATCCGAAGATGACGGCCCGTGACGTCAAGGTCTTCTATGGCGAGAAACAGGCCATCAAGGGCGTGTCGATCGATGTCGACATGGACCATGTCACCGCCTTCATCGGCCCGTCGGGCTGCGGCAAGTCGACCTTCCTGCGAACCCTCAACCGCATGAACGACACCGTCGCCTCGGCGCGGGTCGAAGGCACGATCACGCTCGACGGCGAAGATATCTACGCCCCCTCGATGGACGTGGTGCAGCTGCGCGCGCGGGTCGGCATGGTGTTCCAGAAGCCCAATCCCTTCCCCAAGTCGATCTATGAAAATATCGCCTATGGCCCCCGCATCCACGGCCTCGCCGCGGGCAAGGCGGACATGGACGTGATCGTCGAAAAGTCGCTGCGTCGCGCCGGCCTGTGGGACGAGGTCAAGGATCGCCTCAACGACAGCGGCACCGCCCTGTCAGGTGGTCAGCAGCAGCGTCTGTGCATCGGCCGCGCCATCGCGGTCGAACCCGAAGTCATCCTGATGGACGAACCCTGTTCGGCGCTCGACCCGATCGCCACCGCCAAGATCGAGGAACTGATCCACGAACTGCGCGGCCGCTATGGCATCGTCATCGTCACCCACAACATGCAGCAGGCCGCGCGCGTGTCGCAGCGCACCGCCTTCTTCCACCTGGGCGAACTGGTCGAATATGGCGTGACGAGCGACATCTTCACCAACCCGCGCCAGGAGCGGACCAAGGACTATATCACCGGGCGCTACGGCTAA